TAGTATTTACCCTGATTAACTTGACCGATGGCAAAAATCAGTTCATCACGCGCAACCGATTTGGTTAAATAACTTTTTATCCCCGATTTAAACGCGTCAATCAGGTAGTGTTCCTGGTCTTCCATGGTAAACATGATAGTTTTGATGAAAGGGAAATTCCGGCTGATATGCCCGGCCAGCAAAATCCCGTTAATGCGTGGCAGGTGCATATCGGTAAGAACTACATCTGGCACAACACCCGCGCTTATTAAATCAATTACACTTTCACCGTCTGATGCCTGGGCAAGCACTTCAAATCCCGGCTCATCATTCAACAAGTTTCTTACACCGGCCAAAGTATGTTCATTACCATCTGCTATCAGCACACGTATCATATAGTTTTTTGAGAAAAATTTGAATTTTTATTCGGCAAATTAATCTTTAGGTCCCCAACGGTGTGGTTCGCCATCCATACTGATCACTATGCTTGGTGTTTTAAACGCCGCCGCAATGTGCGATACACCGGTGCAATTTGAAATAAGCAAAGCAGCATCCCAGATCAATGCGCCAACTGCTCCCAGCGATGTTTTTCCTGTGGTGTCTATAGGCGTGTTTTTCATCTGACTGATCATAGCATCGGTAATCTCCGCTTCATCATTTGTACCGGTAATTACGGCCTGGTAGCCCTGGTCGATACAAAAATCGGCAAGTGCTGCAAAATAATTAACCGGCCATTGCCGCCATGATCCGCGCGAGCCGGGGTGGATACAAACGTATCGCTGCGGTTCTATCGGCAGGTTTAATTGGCCTAACTCCAATAAGTCTGCGTTTGATAGGGGGAACTCAAGCTCATTACCCGGGTTGGCGCATCCCAAATGCTCCATCAGAGCAATATGGCGGTCTAT
The sequence above is a segment of the Mucilaginibacter celer genome. Coding sequences within it:
- a CDS encoding response regulator translates to MIRVLIADGNEHTLAGVRNLLNDEPGFEVLAQASDGESVIDLISAGVVPDVVLTDMHLPRINGILLAGHISRNFPFIKTIMFTMEDQEHYLIDAFKSGIKSYLTKSVARDELIFAIGQVNQGKYYMCTQLASRLTLLFLKGTEMASLIVEPNIEFSGREMEVLQLIADGCTNQEIADQLFTSKRTVEGHRQSMINKTGVRNTPALVKYAMRYNLMKTREDATRSTGT
- a CDS encoding glycosyltransferase family 9 protein, with protein sequence MKLPVQEIKKIGIFRALQLGDLLCTIPAIRALRRAYPHAEIILLGLPWAKGFTERFDHYFNGFIHFPGFPGLPEQYFDAKVFPVFIEQMQAEQFDLLLQMQGNGSVVNPMMELFGAKHLAGFKTDGHYAPDNGFFLDYPNHGSEIDRHIALMEHLGCANPGNELEFPLSNADLLELGQLNLPIEPQRYVCIHPGSRGSWRQWPVNYFAALADFCIDQGYQAVITGTNDEAEITDAMISQMKNTPIDTTGKTSLGAVGALIWDAALLISNCTGVSHIAAAFKTPSIVISMDGEPHRWGPKD